A window of the Cystobacter fuscus genome harbors these coding sequences:
- a CDS encoding GlxA family transcriptional regulator, with protein sequence MHLRAMHVVAIVALDGVVPFDLSVPTEVFQCVRLPGGRAGYEVRVCGVTPEVNAGAFTLRTRWGLEALAEADTLILPGTSDVSAPVPEELIRAVRAAAASGTRVASICSGAFLLAATGLLDGRRATTHWLATDELARRHPEIHVDPDVLYVDEGQFLTSAGAAAGLDLCLHMVRLDHGAAVAADAARRSVMPLERDGGQSQFILHAPPAPDGSSLEPLLRWLDENLHEPLTLEDLARHAALSVRTLNRRFREQMGTTPLQWILRARVRRAQQLLETTGHSVEAIAERVGFGSATAFREHFHKFVTTSPQAYRRAFRSAPPASH encoded by the coding sequence ATGCATCTTCGTGCCATGCACGTCGTGGCCATCGTCGCGCTGGACGGAGTCGTCCCGTTTGATCTCTCGGTCCCCACGGAGGTGTTCCAGTGTGTGCGGCTTCCTGGAGGCCGGGCGGGTTACGAGGTCCGGGTCTGCGGGGTAACGCCCGAGGTGAACGCCGGAGCCTTCACCCTGCGAACCCGCTGGGGCCTGGAGGCGCTGGCGGAAGCGGACACCCTCATCCTTCCCGGCACCTCGGATGTGAGCGCCCCGGTGCCGGAGGAACTCATCCGGGCGGTTCGCGCCGCGGCGGCCTCGGGGACACGCGTGGCCTCCATCTGCTCCGGGGCCTTCCTGCTCGCCGCGACCGGGCTGCTCGATGGACGGCGCGCCACGACCCATTGGCTGGCAACGGACGAGCTGGCGCGCCGCCATCCGGAGATCCACGTCGACCCGGATGTCTTGTATGTCGATGAGGGTCAATTCTTGACGTCGGCGGGCGCCGCGGCGGGGCTCGATCTCTGTCTGCACATGGTGCGGCTCGACCACGGCGCCGCGGTGGCGGCGGACGCGGCCCGGCGCTCGGTGATGCCGCTCGAGCGCGACGGAGGGCAGTCCCAGTTCATCCTGCACGCGCCGCCCGCCCCGGATGGCTCGTCCCTCGAGCCGCTGCTGCGCTGGCTCGACGAGAACCTCCATGAGCCGCTCACGCTCGAGGACCTCGCGCGTCACGCGGCGCTGAGCGTGCGGACGCTCAACCGCCGCTTCCGCGAACAGATGGGTACCACGCCCCTCCAGTGGATCCTCCGCGCCCGTGTGCGCCGCGCGCAGCAACTGCTCGAGACGACGGGACACTCCGTGGAAGCCATCGCGGAGCGGGTCGGCTTCGGCTCGGCGACCGCCTTTCGTGAGCACTTCCACAAATTCGTGACGACGAGCCCCCAGGCCTACCGCCGCGCGTTCCGCTCCGCGCCTCCCGCCAGTCACTGA
- a CDS encoding class I SAM-dependent methyltransferase, translated as MSEADRQRWNARYQEGAGAREPSPFLRSLEQWLPRTGRALDVAGGVGQESLWLARRGLDVTCVDVSDTALERAAASAREAGLVLGLQRLDVEQEPLPQGPFALVLCLNYLWRPLFAAFPQVLAPGGLLVFAQPTRSNLTRHAHPSARFLLEDGELPGLLQGLEILSYTEAWTEEGRHEARLVARR; from the coding sequence ATGTCCGAGGCCGATCGTCAGCGGTGGAACGCGCGCTATCAGGAGGGCGCCGGGGCCCGTGAGCCCTCGCCCTTCCTGCGCTCGCTCGAGCAGTGGCTGCCGCGCACGGGCCGGGCCCTCGACGTGGCGGGGGGCGTGGGGCAGGAGTCGCTCTGGCTCGCCCGCCGGGGCCTGGACGTCACGTGCGTGGATGTCTCGGACACCGCCCTGGAGCGGGCCGCCGCCTCCGCGCGCGAGGCGGGGCTCGTGCTCGGACTCCAGCGTCTGGACGTCGAACAGGAGCCCCTGCCGCAGGGCCCCTTCGCGCTCGTGCTCTGCCTGAACTACCTCTGGCGGCCCCTGTTCGCCGCGTTTCCCCAGGTGCTCGCGCCGGGCGGCCTGCTCGTCTTCGCCCAGCCCACCCGGAGCAACCTGACGCGGCACGCCCATCCCTCGGCCCGCTTCCTCCTGGAGGACGGGGAGCTGCCCGGCTTGCTCCAGGGCCTGGAGATCCTCTCGTACACCGAGGCGTGGACGGAGGAGGGGCGCCACGAGGCGCGGCTGGTGGCGAGGCGCTGA
- a CDS encoding RluA family pseudouridine synthase: MKRRTFRVETLHAGRPLGEVLAGVLGLPREEVERLVGVGAVYVGGRRSRDAAVRLTPEQVVTVVLEEGGQSPLAAASTPRLEPRILHEDDRLLAVDKPAGMTAQPTEGRVGDSLVDWVGTHLQRPAGLVHRLDRETSGVTVFGKTPEATAALAGEFREGHARKRYLAAVGPVSLPARGFIDLPLSKDPSRPGRWRATRAANGIPALTAYRVLFTGLDFLLVELLPQTGRTHQLRAHLTALGAPILGDSRYGGAPQAGGLAAPRCLLHARTLELAHPRTGTPVRFEAPVPEDLARFFSAARLPAPSGAIPTDEPSGGQ; the protein is encoded by the coding sequence ATGAAGCGCCGCACCTTCCGAGTCGAGACCCTTCACGCGGGCCGCCCCCTGGGCGAGGTGCTGGCCGGAGTGCTGGGCCTGCCCCGCGAGGAGGTGGAGCGGCTCGTGGGCGTGGGGGCGGTGTACGTGGGCGGACGCCGCAGCCGCGACGCGGCGGTGCGGCTGACGCCGGAGCAGGTGGTGACGGTCGTGCTCGAGGAGGGCGGACAGAGTCCCCTCGCGGCGGCGAGCACTCCCCGGCTCGAGCCGCGCATCCTCCACGAGGATGATCGGCTCCTCGCGGTGGACAAGCCGGCGGGCATGACGGCGCAGCCCACCGAGGGCCGCGTGGGTGACAGCCTCGTGGACTGGGTGGGCACGCACCTCCAGCGCCCCGCGGGCCTGGTGCACCGGTTGGATCGCGAAACCTCCGGGGTGACGGTCTTCGGCAAGACGCCCGAGGCCACGGCCGCGCTCGCCGGGGAGTTCCGCGAGGGCCACGCCCGCAAGCGCTACCTGGCCGCCGTGGGCCCCGTGTCGCTGCCCGCTCGGGGGTTCATCGACCTGCCCCTGTCGAAGGATCCCTCCCGTCCGGGCCGCTGGCGGGCGACCCGCGCCGCCAACGGCATTCCCGCGCTCACCGCATACCGGGTGCTGTTCACCGGCCTGGACTTCCTCCTGGTGGAGCTGTTGCCCCAGACGGGGCGCACCCACCAGTTGCGCGCGCACCTGACCGCCCTGGGCGCGCCCATCCTCGGGGACTCACGCTATGGCGGCGCGCCCCAGGCAGGCGGACTCGCCGCGCCCCGGTGCCTCCTGCACGCTCGCACCCTCGAGCTGGCCCACCCCCGCACGGGGACTCCGGTCCGGTTCGAGGCCCCCGTGCCGGAGGACCTCGCCCGGTTCTTCTCGGCCGCGCGCCTCCCCGCTCCCTCGGGCGCCATCCCCACCGACGAGCCCTCTGGCGGACAGTGA
- a CDS encoding formimidoylglutamate deiminase: protein MSRETSLFCHSVLLADGWAEDVLLRFDDRGVITAVERGARPGEARAGGPVIPGLPNLHSHAFQRAMAGLAERAGRTEDDFWTWRDTMYRFLARFTPEGLQAVAALLYLEMLKAGYTSVAEFHYLHHDREGTPYADRAENSHRIVAAARETGIRLTHLPTLYSHGGFGGRAPTEGQKRFLNTVEGLLGVVESVRRVTAAEPSVRVGLALHSLRAVTPEQLHEALAGMHSLDARAPLHIHIAEQVKEVEDCLAWSGERPVQWLLNHVPVDSRWCLVHATHLTPEEVTRLAASGAVAGLCPTTEANLGDGLFPAVDYLRQGGVFGIGSDSHISVSAPEELRLLEYGQRLVARRRNVLRVGSEDSVGAGLYRAAVAGGARALGLSAPGLDVGAPADLVVLDADHPKLYGRTRDALLDSYLFASGSDCVRDVMVAGRFVVREGHHPAEDTLLARYRRELDRLLAVA from the coding sequence ATGAGCCGTGAGACGAGCCTGTTCTGCCACTCCGTGCTGCTGGCGGACGGTTGGGCGGAGGATGTCCTGCTGCGGTTCGATGACCGGGGCGTCATCACCGCGGTGGAGCGCGGGGCGCGGCCCGGGGAGGCACGGGCCGGGGGACCGGTGATACCGGGGCTGCCCAACCTGCACTCCCATGCCTTCCAGCGCGCCATGGCCGGGCTCGCCGAGCGGGCCGGCCGCACCGAGGACGACTTCTGGACGTGGCGGGACACGATGTACCGCTTTCTCGCCCGGTTCACCCCGGAGGGCCTGCAGGCGGTGGCCGCGCTCCTGTACCTGGAGATGTTGAAGGCCGGCTACACCTCCGTCGCCGAGTTCCACTACCTCCACCATGACCGGGAGGGGACACCGTATGCCGACCGCGCGGAGAACTCGCACCGCATCGTGGCCGCCGCGCGCGAGACGGGCATCCGGCTGACGCACCTGCCCACGCTCTACTCCCACGGTGGCTTCGGTGGACGCGCTCCCACCGAGGGGCAGAAGCGCTTCCTGAACACGGTGGAGGGGTTGCTCGGCGTCGTGGAGTCCGTGCGGCGGGTGACGGCGGCGGAGCCCTCGGTGCGCGTGGGCCTGGCGTTGCACTCGCTGCGTGCCGTGACGCCCGAGCAGTTGCACGAGGCGCTCGCCGGCATGCACTCGCTGGACGCGCGGGCGCCGCTCCACATCCACATCGCCGAGCAGGTCAAGGAGGTGGAGGACTGCCTGGCCTGGAGCGGTGAGCGCCCCGTGCAGTGGTTGTTGAATCACGTGCCGGTGGACTCCCGGTGGTGCCTGGTGCACGCCACGCACCTCACGCCCGAGGAGGTGACCCGGCTGGCCGCCAGTGGCGCCGTGGCCGGCCTGTGCCCGACGACGGAGGCCAACCTGGGGGACGGGCTCTTCCCCGCGGTGGACTACCTGCGCCAGGGGGGCGTGTTCGGAATCGGCTCGGACAGCCACATCAGCGTCAGCGCACCGGAGGAGTTGCGCCTGCTGGAGTACGGCCAGCGGTTGGTGGCCCGGCGCCGCAACGTGCTGCGGGTGGGCTCGGAGGACTCGGTGGGGGCGGGCCTCTACCGCGCCGCCGTGGCCGGAGGTGCCCGGGCGCTGGGGCTGTCCGCTCCCGGCCTGGACGTGGGAGCCCCGGCCGATCTCGTCGTCCTCGATGCGGACCATCCCAAGCTCTACGGGCGCACGCGAGATGCGCTCCTCGACTCCTACCTCTTCGCCAGTGGGAGCGATTGCGTCCGCGACGTCATGGTGGCCGGGCGCTTCGTGGTGCGCGAGGGACACCACCCCGCGGAGGACACCCTGCTGGCGCGCTACCGGCGCGAGCTGGACCGGCTGCTCGCGGTGGCCTGA
- a CDS encoding class I SAM-dependent methyltransferase — MSMQRITERLAHAARQLQHELAGVAESARTQGPRAAVERMTEAMAWRLSPARRSFVRRLQHERALAREFDEQFGVDTSSESSLTEVGVPAEKARDGNGIYRGIWADIFHEALRGTGLPEGDLTFVDYGAGKGKAMLLASAYPFRRIVGVEYAPGLYEVARRNLAVFRSPTQRCFSLDVVGADALEWEPPAEPLLCFFFNPFSDEVMERVIARIAESWQRSPRDIYLLYVNIRNTDEQARVFERRSELTLVRRDRHALLAKVTPHAAHEARS; from the coding sequence GTGTCGATGCAGCGAATCACCGAACGACTTGCTCATGCCGCGCGTCAGCTCCAACACGAACTGGCCGGGGTCGCCGAGAGCGCGCGCACGCAAGGTCCGCGCGCCGCGGTGGAGCGCATGACGGAAGCCATGGCCTGGCGTCTGTCTCCGGCGCGGCGTTCCTTCGTACGGCGTCTGCAACATGAGCGCGCCCTGGCCCGGGAGTTCGACGAGCAGTTCGGCGTGGACACCTCGAGCGAGTCCTCGCTCACCGAGGTGGGGGTGCCGGCCGAGAAGGCGCGGGATGGCAATGGCATCTACCGGGGCATCTGGGCGGATATCTTCCACGAGGCGCTGCGCGGCACCGGGCTGCCCGAGGGGGACCTGACGTTCGTCGACTACGGCGCCGGCAAGGGCAAGGCCATGCTGCTCGCCTCGGCCTATCCCTTCCGCCGCATCGTCGGCGTGGAGTACGCACCGGGCTTGTACGAGGTGGCCCGGCGCAACCTCGCCGTGTTTCGCAGCCCCACCCAGCGCTGCTTCTCCCTGGACGTGGTGGGGGCGGACGCGCTCGAGTGGGAGCCTCCCGCCGAGCCGCTGCTGTGCTTCTTCTTCAACCCCTTCAGCGACGAGGTGATGGAGCGGGTCATCGCCCGGATCGCCGAGTCCTGGCAGCGCAGCCCCCGGGACATCTACCTGCTGTACGTCAACATCCGGAACACCGACGAGCAGGCCCGCGTCTTCGAGCGCCGCTCGGAGCTGACCCTGGTGCGCCGCGACCGGCATGCGCTGCTCGCCAAGGTGACGCCCCACGCTGCCCACGAGGCACGGTCCTGA
- the hutG gene encoding N-formylglutamate deformylase, whose product MEPYLFKPGRIPLLVSMPHVGTQLPEGLRERLTDDAQGLPDTDWHLPLLYDFLEEVGASVLVARYSRYTIDLNRPPDDTPLYATATTGLFPETLFDGRPLFRSGLALEPAERKARLETYWRPYHERLEQTLAGFHARHGIAVLLDAHSICSVVPRLFEGRLPDLNLGTADGRSLAPDITERLVATCATSGYSHVLNGRFKGGYITRHYGRPTDGYHAVQLEMAQCNYMDEDAPFTFREERAAALRPALRRFVEVLADFARSGGRS is encoded by the coding sequence ATGGAGCCCTACCTCTTCAAACCGGGACGCATTCCGTTGCTCGTCAGCATGCCTCACGTGGGGACCCAGCTCCCGGAGGGGCTGCGCGAGCGGCTCACCGACGACGCCCAGGGCCTCCCGGACACCGACTGGCACCTGCCGCTCCTCTATGACTTCCTCGAGGAGGTGGGCGCCAGCGTGCTGGTGGCCCGCTACTCGCGCTACACCATCGATCTCAACCGCCCGCCGGATGACACGCCGCTCTACGCCACCGCGACGACCGGCCTCTTCCCCGAGACGCTCTTCGACGGGCGTCCGCTCTTCCGTTCCGGTCTCGCGCTCGAGCCCGCCGAGCGCAAGGCGCGCCTCGAGACGTACTGGCGCCCCTACCACGAGCGCCTCGAGCAGACGCTGGCCGGGTTCCACGCGCGGCATGGAATCGCGGTGCTGCTGGATGCGCACTCCATCTGCTCGGTCGTCCCGCGGTTGTTCGAGGGACGCCTGCCCGATCTCAACCTCGGCACCGCGGACGGGCGGAGCCTCGCGCCGGACATCACCGAGCGGCTGGTGGCCACGTGCGCCACGAGTGGCTACTCGCACGTCCTCAACGGCCGCTTCAAGGGCGGCTACATCACCCGTCACTACGGGCGGCCCACCGACGGCTACCATGCCGTGCAGCTCGAGATGGCCCAATGCAACTACATGGACGAGGACGCGCCCTTCACCTTCCGCGAGGAGCGTGCCGCGGCCCTGCGACCCGCGCTCCGGCGCTTCGTCGAGGTCCTGGCCGACTTCGCCCGCTCCGGCGGCCGGTCCTGA
- a CDS encoding RluA family pseudouridine synthase, with amino-acid sequence MSLQKLTVPREAAGARLDKFLSAHVPGLSLERARGLIEQGHVRIRGKKCQPTRKLWGGEEIELSRPEPRAPARRFVEGPALPVLHDDASWIVVNKPAGLSVEPAGGNVPSVVELVAARLPPFDVEGQALPGVVHRLDRDTSGCLALARTDAAAAALERAFQEKRVDKRYWALVLGETPERERLEGPYGRDPRDPRRFTTKVRSARRAALSYEVRERLRGATLVEVRLETGRTHQIRVQLAEAGHPVLADALYGPDETRTHPAAGAVGRHALHALRLSLPGVSVEAPLPEDFQRALALLRGA; translated from the coding sequence ATGTCCCTCCAGAAGCTCACCGTTCCCCGCGAGGCCGCTGGTGCGCGGCTCGACAAGTTCCTCTCGGCGCACGTCCCCGGGCTGTCGTTGGAGCGGGCACGAGGCCTCATCGAACAGGGCCACGTGCGCATCCGGGGCAAGAAGTGCCAGCCCACGCGCAAGCTGTGGGGCGGGGAGGAGATCGAGCTCAGCCGCCCCGAGCCCCGTGCTCCGGCGAGGCGCTTCGTCGAGGGACCCGCGCTGCCGGTGCTCCACGATGACGCCTCGTGGATCGTCGTGAACAAGCCGGCGGGGCTGAGCGTGGAGCCCGCCGGGGGGAATGTGCCCTCGGTGGTGGAGCTGGTGGCGGCACGGCTGCCGCCCTTCGACGTGGAGGGCCAGGCGCTGCCCGGCGTGGTGCACCGCCTGGACCGGGACACCAGCGGCTGCCTGGCGCTGGCGCGCACGGACGCGGCGGCGGCGGCGCTCGAGCGGGCCTTCCAGGAGAAGCGGGTGGACAAGCGCTACTGGGCGCTGGTGCTGGGGGAGACGCCCGAGCGCGAGCGGCTCGAGGGACCCTACGGGAGGGATCCGAGGGATCCGCGGCGCTTCACCACGAAGGTGCGCTCGGCGCGGCGGGCGGCGCTCTCCTACGAGGTGCGCGAGCGGCTGCGGGGCGCGACGCTGGTGGAGGTGCGGCTGGAGACGGGGCGCACCCACCAGATTCGCGTGCAGCTGGCCGAGGCGGGCCACCCGGTGCTCGCCGATGCCCTGTATGGCCCCGACGAGACGCGCACGCACCCGGCGGCGGGTGCGGTGGGCCGGCACGCCCTGCATGCGCTGCGCTTGTCGCTGCCCGGGGTGAGCGTCGAGGCCCCACTGCCCGAGGACTTCCAACGGGCCCTGGCGCTGCTGCGCGGAGCGTAG
- a CDS encoding tetratricopeptide repeat protein, whose amino-acid sequence MAGVRNGKGADSPDKADTRPRAPAGPLRSREGAEGLDPVERHRQIAARLLREGLAARAFGEMVRASRVLPMSPRLAAVLVAFSQIAGTEAAAIALLSSSLPSTRGDTRRAVRLQLARLLRRVGQKSRAIETLQSLVKEFPGDRRARRLLELLSGRAPSAPRPPRREATPPGGFVVPPAPPAAGAPPIFSETLMFGATSWGEDEHTQESPAPPDARFSPRAPSVDDRHGTPLETRSPWARQEEEITSEASGLPFSTDAAPPSSPREDSEGAAFSHRRMTVDVTDDLVLDEDDAPARPAAPPPAALRSGPPVPWGQDDETGPSIPRLQRRAQPEDPRLEAQLIARQAWRELAQFYLARADSAEELSVRAEALTRLAEVLENELHDGAEAARVYGQIVALTGDKSALAEQVRLLSQRSDGDDWAVRRVLDEAVQRASTPEARSSAFLARGERLLSTGEEALARADFEACLAIAPQSLPALIGLARCVSEPERPGVAERLRVVLTTMPRRASPRAEGLRCLAELVSHPNGDARLAHWAWTEVLAENPGDAAAQEQLLELTRRLGDSEGLSRLLRASLAREPRGPVARKARLELVALQEAAGERDAALAELRQAVRFEPGHKEAWLLLVERLIALGQNGEAAWALEHAATATEDDRERMGAWERLARFCRDVLGDVVRAQVYATRADNLRASLAAPLPLPPEPTRTSSARLETTGARSAVLVPPPVAQGDDSSSAPTVLEMPAVELPLPPAKPVASTSRGRAVVTPPPTEFEPSAPPPFADAPAASAWEAPPGKMDPVRRRVKGAPEPLPPAPASPDVTVTRALATPIARSAPAAVESRPGAIERVRERPLDPAAYRELSAFFQSRGDQARSALMAEVSSALAGNREATVRFPRRPLTPEERAGLRHPGLRNPAGELLVAVGSALCRLFPTFGRAAGSSEPLRADSGPGARAAFEALQAVARMLDVPLPDVYLSEDDGPPFSLVHPGGPRVLVGRLAVRQVLPEPELRFFAGRALFCVSSDLLALRCLRKDQLLRAVAILGSVLREGSDFGPESRVVRDALHPRARERALGLLESAQREFDAAALAESARHSANRAGLVAGGGPGPALAALRQLKSSEPECIELVRFSASERYLPLRALGA is encoded by the coding sequence ATGGCTGGCGTGAGAAACGGTAAGGGCGCGGATTCACCGGACAAGGCCGACACTCGCCCGCGAGCGCCCGCTGGCCCCCTCCGCTCCCGCGAGGGCGCCGAGGGGCTCGATCCCGTCGAGCGGCACCGCCAGATCGCCGCCCGGCTGTTGCGCGAGGGTCTCGCGGCGCGGGCCTTTGGCGAGATGGTGCGCGCCAGCCGCGTCCTGCCCATGTCGCCGCGCCTGGCCGCCGTGCTCGTCGCCTTCTCACAAATCGCGGGCACCGAGGCCGCCGCCATCGCGCTCCTGTCCTCCTCGCTCCCCTCCACCCGGGGCGACACCCGCCGCGCCGTGCGGCTCCAGCTCGCCCGCCTGCTGCGCCGGGTGGGTCAGAAGTCCCGCGCCATCGAGACGCTCCAGTCCCTCGTCAAGGAGTTCCCCGGGGACCGCCGCGCCCGCCGGCTCCTCGAGCTGCTCTCCGGACGCGCCCCCTCCGCTCCCCGGCCGCCCCGGCGCGAGGCCACTCCCCCGGGCGGTTTCGTGGTCCCGCCAGCGCCGCCCGCGGCCGGCGCGCCGCCCATCTTCAGCGAGACCCTGATGTTCGGCGCCACCTCGTGGGGGGAGGACGAGCACACGCAGGAGAGCCCGGCCCCGCCGGATGCGCGCTTCTCCCCGCGCGCTCCCTCCGTCGATGACCGGCATGGCACTCCGCTCGAAACGCGCTCGCCGTGGGCGCGGCAGGAGGAGGAGATCACCTCCGAGGCCTCGGGTCTGCCCTTCTCGACCGACGCCGCTCCGCCTTCGTCCCCGAGAGAGGACTCCGAGGGAGCGGCCTTCAGCCATCGGCGGATGACGGTCGACGTCACCGACGACCTCGTGTTGGACGAGGACGACGCCCCCGCGCGCCCCGCCGCCCCGCCGCCCGCGGCGCTTCGCTCCGGACCTCCCGTGCCCTGGGGCCAGGACGACGAGACGGGCCCCTCGATTCCCCGCCTGCAACGGCGCGCGCAGCCCGAGGATCCGCGTCTGGAGGCGCAGCTCATCGCGCGTCAGGCCTGGCGCGAGCTGGCGCAGTTCTACCTGGCCCGCGCGGACTCGGCCGAGGAGCTGTCCGTGCGCGCCGAGGCCCTCACGCGGCTCGCCGAGGTGCTCGAGAACGAGCTGCACGACGGGGCGGAGGCGGCACGCGTCTACGGGCAGATCGTTGCCCTCACCGGGGACAAGTCCGCGCTCGCCGAGCAGGTGCGGCTGCTGTCCCAGCGCTCCGACGGCGATGACTGGGCGGTGCGGCGCGTGCTCGACGAGGCGGTGCAGCGCGCGAGCACCCCCGAGGCCCGGTCCAGTGCCTTCCTGGCGCGCGGGGAGCGGTTGCTGTCCACCGGGGAGGAGGCGCTCGCCCGCGCCGACTTCGAGGCCTGCCTGGCGATCGCGCCCCAGTCCCTGCCGGCGCTGATCGGCCTGGCCCGGTGTGTCTCCGAGCCGGAGCGGCCCGGCGTCGCCGAGCGGCTGCGCGTCGTCCTCACCACCATGCCCCGTCGTGCCTCCCCGCGCGCCGAGGGACTGCGCTGCCTCGCCGAGCTCGTCTCCCATCCGAACGGTGACGCGCGGCTCGCCCACTGGGCCTGGACGGAGGTGCTCGCGGAGAACCCCGGAGACGCCGCGGCCCAGGAGCAGTTGCTCGAGCTGACACGGCGCCTGGGCGACTCGGAGGGGTTGAGCCGCCTGCTGCGCGCGAGCCTCGCGCGCGAGCCCCGGGGCCCGGTGGCGCGCAAGGCCCGCCTGGAGCTGGTGGCCCTACAAGAGGCCGCGGGTGAGCGGGACGCCGCGCTCGCCGAGCTGCGTCAGGCCGTGCGCTTCGAGCCCGGCCACAAGGAAGCCTGGCTGTTGCTCGTCGAGCGCCTCATCGCGCTCGGACAGAATGGCGAGGCCGCCTGGGCCCTGGAGCATGCCGCCACCGCCACCGAAGATGATCGCGAGCGCATGGGCGCCTGGGAGCGGCTCGCGCGCTTCTGCCGCGACGTGCTCGGAGACGTGGTCCGGGCCCAGGTGTACGCCACCCGCGCGGACAATCTGCGCGCCTCCCTGGCCGCGCCCCTCCCGCTACCTCCCGAGCCGACTCGCACCTCCTCCGCGCGACTGGAGACGACCGGCGCTCGCTCCGCCGTCCTCGTTCCGCCTCCCGTCGCGCAGGGCGATGACTCCTCGTCCGCGCCCACCGTCCTCGAGATGCCCGCGGTCGAGCTCCCGCTCCCTCCCGCGAAGCCGGTGGCGTCCACCTCCCGGGGGCGCGCTGTCGTGACGCCCCCGCCGACCGAGTTCGAGCCTTCCGCTCCGCCCCCGTTCGCGGACGCTCCCGCGGCGTCCGCCTGGGAAGCGCCGCCGGGGAAGATGGACCCCGTGCGCCGTCGGGTGAAGGGGGCTCCCGAGCCGCTCCCGCCCGCGCCCGCCTCACCCGATGTCACCGTCACCCGCGCCCTCGCCACGCCAATCGCCCGCTCCGCGCCCGCTGCCGTCGAGTCCCGGCCGGGAGCCATCGAGCGCGTGCGCGAGCGTCCGCTCGATCCGGCGGCCTACCGTGAGCTCTCGGCCTTCTTCCAGAGCCGGGGGGACCAGGCGCGCAGCGCGCTGATGGCGGAAGTGTCCTCGGCGCTCGCGGGCAACCGGGAGGCCACGGTCCGCTTTCCGCGCCGTCCCCTCACCCCCGAGGAGCGTGCGGGACTGCGCCACCCGGGCCTGCGCAACCCGGCGGGCGAGCTGCTCGTCGCCGTGGGCTCCGCCCTCTGCCGTCTCTTTCCCACCTTCGGCCGGGCCGCGGGCTCGTCCGAGCCGCTCCGTGCGGACTCGGGTCCGGGGGCCCGCGCCGCCTTCGAGGCGCTGCAGGCCGTGGCGCGCATGCTGGACGTGCCCCTGCCCGACGTCTACCTGTCCGAGGACGACGGTCCACCCTTCTCGCTCGTGCATCCGGGAGGCCCGCGCGTCCTGGTGGGCCGGCTCGCGGTGCGCCAGGTGCTCCCGGAGCCGGAGCTGCGCTTCTTCGCCGGACGCGCCCTGTTCTGTGTCAGCTCGGATCTGCTCGCGCTGCGCTGCCTGCGCAAGGATCAGCTCCTGCGCGCGGTGGCCATCCTCGGCTCGGTGCTGCGCGAGGGCTCCGACTTCGGCCCCGAGTCGCGCGTGGTCCGCGACGCGCTGCATCCCCGGGCGCGCGAGCGGGCGTTGGGGCTGTTGGAGTCGGCCCAGCGCGAGTTCGACGCGGCGGCGCTCGCGGAGTCGGCACGGCACTCGGCCAACCGCGCGGGGCTCGTGGCGGGCGGCGGTCCGGGGCCCGCCCTGGCGGCGTTGCGCCAGCTCAAGTCCAGCGAGCCGGAGTGCATCGAGCTGGTGCGCTTCTCCGCCTCCGAGCGCTACCTGCCCCTGCGCGCGCTCGGCGCCTGA